The DNA window GCAATGGCAGAGAAAATTCATCATGCCGGAGCCATATTTTTAGGCCGCTACACCCCTGAAGCTATTGGTGACTATGTTGCGGGGCCAAGTCATGTTTTGCCCACCTCGCGCACGGCACGCTTTAGTTCTGCATTGACAGTGAGTGATTTTATGAAGCGTAGCTCTATGATTAAATGCTCTGCGCAATCCTTACAAAAAATTGCCCCCACTGCACAATTGCTGGCCAATGCCGAGGGGCTGCACGCGCATGCACTGTCGGTTGCACTGCGGATGGAGGAGGAGAGCGTATGACGCAGGAAGCCTCACAAATTGCTCCGCAGGTTGATGCCAAAAAAGCGCGTATTGCAAAGATTGAACTTGATCAGGGGAGTATTACCTATCGTAGCCCCGAGATCGAGCATGAACGCGCTATTGCCATTGCAGATCTGCAGGATGATAACCAGTTTGTGGTGGTGGGCGCTGAAGATAAAGGGCCCTATTATATTTTGCTAAGTGTGGCAGATAATCGGCTGAATCTTATGATAAGTAGCTGCGATGACGCGTTGGAGCAAAAAGAAGAAATTGCCCGTATTTTAGTGCCAATTGCCCCCTTTCGACGGATTATCAAAGATTATTTCATGATTTGCGAAAGTTATTTCGAGGCGATCAAGCAAGGCAGCATGAACCATATCGAAGCAATAGATATGGGGCGGCGCGGAATTCACAATGAAGGATCCG is part of the Alphaproteobacteria bacterium genome and encodes:
- a CDS encoding UPF0262 family protein, translating into MTQEASQIAPQVDAKKARIAKIELDQGSITYRSPEIEHERAIAIADLQDDNQFVVVGAEDKGPYYILLSVADNRLNLMISSCDDALEQKEEIARILVPIAPFRRIIKDYFMICESYFEAIKQGSMNHIEAIDMGRRGIHNEGSEQLIALLRDKATFDFETSRRLFTLICVLHIK